In Marmota flaviventris isolate mMarFla1 chromosome 17, mMarFla1.hap1, whole genome shotgun sequence, a single genomic region encodes these proteins:
- the Crk gene encoding adapter molecule crk isoform X2, translating into MAGNFDSEERSSWYWGRLSRQEAVALLQGQRHGVFLVRDSSTSPGDYVLSVSENSRVSHYIINSSGPRPPVPPSPAQPPPGVSPSRLRIGDQEFDSLPALLEFYKIHYLDTTTLIEPVSRSRQGSGVILRQEEAEYVRALFDFNGNDEEDLPFKKGDILRIRDKPEEQWWNAEDSEGKRGMIPVPYVEKYRPASAASVSALIGGR; encoded by the exons ATGGCGGGCAACTTCGACTCTGAGGAGCGGAGTAGCTGGTACTGGGGGCGATTGAGCCGGCAGGAGGCAGTGGCACTGCTGCAGGGCCAGCGGCACGGGGTGTTCCTGGTGCGGGACTCGAGCACCAGCCCCGGGGACTATGTGCTCAGCGTCTCCGAGAACTCGCGTGTCTCACACTACATCATCAATAGCAGCGGCCCGCGCCCACCCGTGCCACCATCGCCCGCACAGCCTCCGCCCG GGGTGAGCCCCTCCAGACTCCGAATAGGAGATCAAGAGTTTGATTCATTGCCTGCTTTACTGGAATTCTACAAAATTCACTATTTGGACACTACAACATTGATAGAACCAGTTTCCAGATCCAGGCAGGGTAGTGGAGTGATTCTcaggcaggaggaggcagagtATGTGCGAGCCCTCTTTGACTTTAATGGGAATGATGAAGAAGATCTTCCCTTTAAGAAAGGAGACATCTTGAGAATCCGGGATAAACCTGAAGAGCAGTGGTGGAATGCGGAGGACAGCGAAGGCAAGAGGGGGATGATTCCAGTCCCTTACGTGGAGAAGTATAGACCTGCCTCCGCCGCCTCAGTATCGGCTCTGATTGGAG GTCGGTGA
- the Crk gene encoding adapter molecule crk isoform X1, which produces MAGNFDSEERSSWYWGRLSRQEAVALLQGQRHGVFLVRDSSTSPGDYVLSVSENSRVSHYIINSSGPRPPVPPSPAQPPPGVSPSRLRIGDQEFDSLPALLEFYKIHYLDTTTLIEPVSRSRQGSGVILRQEEAEYVRALFDFNGNDEEDLPFKKGDILRIRDKPEEQWWNAEDSEGKRGMIPVPYVEKYRPASAASVSALIGGNQEGSHPQPLGGPEPGPYAQPSVNTPLPNLQNGPIYARVIQKRVPNAYDKTALALEVGELVKVTKINVSGQWEGECNGKRGHFPFTHVRLLDQQNPDEDFS; this is translated from the exons ATGGCGGGCAACTTCGACTCTGAGGAGCGGAGTAGCTGGTACTGGGGGCGATTGAGCCGGCAGGAGGCAGTGGCACTGCTGCAGGGCCAGCGGCACGGGGTGTTCCTGGTGCGGGACTCGAGCACCAGCCCCGGGGACTATGTGCTCAGCGTCTCCGAGAACTCGCGTGTCTCACACTACATCATCAATAGCAGCGGCCCGCGCCCACCCGTGCCACCATCGCCCGCACAGCCTCCGCCCG GGGTGAGCCCCTCCAGACTCCGAATAGGAGATCAAGAGTTTGATTCATTGCCTGCTTTACTGGAATTCTACAAAATTCACTATTTGGACACTACAACATTGATAGAACCAGTTTCCAGATCCAGGCAGGGTAGTGGAGTGATTCTcaggcaggaggaggcagagtATGTGCGAGCCCTCTTTGACTTTAATGGGAATGATGAAGAAGATCTTCCCTTTAAGAAAGGAGACATCTTGAGAATCCGGGATAAACCTGAAGAGCAGTGGTGGAATGCGGAGGACAGCGAAGGCAAGAGGGGGATGATTCCAGTCCCTTACGTGGAGAAGTATAGACCTGCCTCCGCCGCCTCAGTATCGGCTCTGATTGGAGGTAACCAGGAGGGTTCCCACCCACAGCCACTGGGTGGGCCGGAGCCCGGGCCCTATGCCCAACCCAGCGTCAACACTCCGCTCCCTAACCTCCAGAATGGGCCCATTTATGCCAGGGTTATCCAGAAGCGAGTCCCTAATGCCTACGACAAGACAGCCTTGGCTTTGGAG GTCGGTGAGCTGGTAAAGGTTACGAAGATTAATGTGAGTGGTCAGTGGGAAGGGGAATGTAATGGCAAACGAGGTCACTTCCCATTCACACATGTCCGTCTGCTGGATCAACAGAATCCCGATGAGGACTTCAGCTGA